From the Alkalibacter rhizosphaerae genome, one window contains:
- a CDS encoding cyclase family protein, protein MKIHDITMTIEETMQVYKNKEEKKPSITVTRDFASSNAMESHISMDMHTGTHLDMPLHFVQGGPPLETLDLDRLVTRCRVLDLTHVRDGITKADLQQKDLSGVSFVLLKTKNSLEDDFRFDFIFLKADGAAYLKELGLDGVGIDALGIERDQPDYGTHKTLLENGILILEGLRLAQVKEGIYQMIALPLKIKGVEASPARVILLEE, encoded by the coding sequence ATGAAGATCCATGACATCACCATGACCATTGAAGAAACCATGCAGGTCTATAAAAACAAGGAAGAAAAGAAGCCATCCATTACCGTCACCAGGGATTTCGCGTCATCCAACGCCATGGAGAGCCATATTTCCATGGACATGCACACCGGGACCCATCTGGACATGCCACTGCATTTCGTGCAAGGAGGTCCTCCCCTGGAGACCTTGGACCTGGATCGTCTGGTCACCAGGTGTCGGGTACTTGATCTAACCCATGTGAGGGATGGCATCACCAAAGCGGATCTTCAACAAAAGGACTTGTCCGGTGTTTCTTTTGTGCTCTTAAAAACAAAAAATTCCTTGGAAGACGACTTTCGCTTTGATTTTATTTTTTTGAAGGCAGACGGCGCCGCTTATTTGAAAGAGCTTGGACTGGATGGTGTGGGCATCGATGCTTTGGGGATCGAAAGGGATCAACCGGACTACGGGACCCACAAGACCTTGCTGGAAAACGGCATCCTCATTCTGGAAGGTCTCCGTTTGGCGCAAGTGAAAGAAGGGATCTACCAGATGATCGCCCTTCCCTTAAAGATCAAGGGAGTGGAAGCATCACCCGCCCGGGTGATCTTGCTGGAAGAATAG
- a CDS encoding glutaredoxin family protein — MANIQHVEGQDKGKVLIYTLSTCSWCKKTKRLLKDLKVAYDYIDVDLEDMEEQDRLELIIMKFNPRASFPTIVINDTESINGYKPREIKERFK, encoded by the coding sequence ATGGCAAACATTCAACATGTAGAAGGACAGGACAAGGGAAAGGTCTTGATCTATACCTTAAGCACCTGTTCCTGGTGCAAGAAAACAAAACGATTATTGAAAGATCTGAAAGTGGCCTATGATTATATCGACGTGGATCTGGAAGATATGGAAGAGCAGGATCGGCTGGAACTTATCATCATGAAATTCAATCCCCGAGCCAGCTTCCCCACCATCGTCATCAACGATACAGAATCCATCAACGGATACAAGCCGAGAGAGATCAAGGAGCGATTCAAATGA
- a CDS encoding ferredoxin-thioredoxin reductase catalytic domain-containing protein yields MIDQERINEYLKTLQADAENGGYLLNPDREFLEDLAQGLLENTDRYGYQACPCRLANGNMEKDLDIICPCDYRDEDLNDYGACYCALYVNESIANGEQEPEAIPDRRKEVLAKKSDPIKKGAAVSKTAFPVWRCKVCGYLCARKNPPERCPICKAQKERFEEFVF; encoded by the coding sequence ATGATCGATCAAGAAAGAATCAATGAATATTTAAAAACCCTGCAAGCAGATGCGGAAAACGGAGGATACCTTCTAAATCCCGACCGGGAATTCCTGGAGGATCTGGCACAGGGACTCTTGGAAAATACGGATCGATACGGTTATCAGGCCTGTCCCTGCCGTTTGGCCAACGGGAACATGGAAAAGGACCTGGACATCATCTGTCCCTGCGACTACCGGGATGAGGATCTTAACGACTATGGCGCCTGCTATTGCGCCCTGTACGTCAATGAATCCATTGCCAATGGCGAGCAGGAACCGGAAGCCATACCCGACCGAAGAAAGGAAGTCTTGGCTAAAAAATCCGATCCAATCAAAAAGGGAGCCGCTGTTTCCAAAACGGCCTTCCCTGTATGGCGCTGCAAGGTATGCGGTTATTTGTGTGCCCGAAAGAATCCTCCGGAGCGTTGCCCCATTTGCAAGGCACAAAAGGAACGATTCGAAGAATTTGTCTTTTAG
- a CDS encoding Cof-type HAD-IIB family hydrolase produces MKYKLIVMDMDGTVLKSNHNVSRQSRNVLDRARAAGIRVTLASGRNFNNMLHIVKKLGIVEPIVSNDGALIKDPVTGEVLFEDYFQPDCLVKILEEIHRHGLTYTINFDYASVSNRSMNYLGFLQRMGLRAIAAGIYEKGVRVTKTHEEIVSDILDKKHKAYKVTTLNNDPEAHGMEETSRWIEEHWGDCAKISYSGLKNFDVLPVHVTKSHGLIVLQEHYGINREEIIAFGDSYNDLEMLRHAGFGVAMGNASDHVKNTADYVTKTNDSHGVAYAIEKFILNDLDMD; encoded by the coding sequence ATGAAATACAAACTCATCGTAATGGACATGGATGGTACGGTATTGAAATCCAACCACAACGTCTCCCGACAAAGCAGAAATGTATTGGATCGGGCGCGAGCAGCTGGGATCCGGGTCACACTGGCCTCCGGTCGCAATTTCAACAACATGCTTCACATCGTAAAGAAACTTGGAATTGTAGAGCCCATTGTATCCAACGACGGGGCTTTGATCAAAGATCCTGTAACGGGGGAAGTTCTTTTCGAAGATTATTTTCAACCGGATTGCCTGGTCAAAATTTTGGAGGAAATTCATCGCCATGGACTTACTTATACCATCAATTTTGATTATGCTAGCGTCTCCAACCGTTCCATGAATTATTTGGGATTTCTTCAGCGCATGGGCTTAAGAGCCATCGCCGCAGGGATCTATGAAAAGGGAGTCCGTGTAACCAAGACCCATGAAGAGATCGTTTCTGATATCTTGGATAAAAAACACAAAGCCTACAAGGTGACCACCTTGAACAACGATCCGGAGGCCCACGGCATGGAAGAGACTTCCCGCTGGATCGAAGAGCATTGGGGAGACTGTGCAAAAATATCCTATTCCGGGTTGAAAAACTTTGACGTATTGCCCGTCCATGTTACCAAATCCCACGGGCTGATCGTATTGCAGGAGCATTACGGCATCAATAGGGAAGAGATCATCGCCTTCGGCGACAGCTATAACGATTTGGAGATGCTCCGTCATGCCGGTTTCGGAGTGGCCATGGGCAATGCTTCCGACCATGTAAAAAACACCGCGGATTACGTTACAAAAACCAACGATTCCCACGGTGTTGCTTACGCTATTGAAAAATTTATATTAAACGATTTGGATATGGACTAA
- a CDS encoding DJ-1 family glyoxalase III, with protein MRVAVFLANGFEEIEALATVDVLRRAGFDTKTVSMEEDHIVEGAHGISVVADDRFSERSFVNTDLLVLPGGMPGTLNLGNHSGLIQLLMDHDSRGKWIAAICAAPKILGELGLLKGQFATCYPGFEQYLEGAVLVDEKVAVSSHFVTGKGAGAAVDFALKLVELFIDLETSESLRKSLIAD; from the coding sequence TTGAGAGTAGCAGTTTTTTTAGCCAATGGATTTGAAGAGATCGAAGCGTTGGCCACCGTGGATGTGTTGCGCCGCGCAGGATTTGACACAAAAACCGTCAGTATGGAAGAAGATCACATCGTGGAAGGCGCCCATGGCATTTCCGTCGTGGCAGATGACCGTTTTTCCGAAAGATCTTTTGTGAATACAGACCTGTTGGTGTTGCCTGGAGGAATGCCGGGTACTTTGAATCTGGGGAATCATTCCGGATTGATCCAACTGTTGATGGACCATGATTCCCGGGGGAAATGGATCGCCGCCATCTGTGCCGCACCTAAGATCTTGGGTGAACTGGGATTATTGAAGGGCCAGTTTGCCACTTGTTATCCAGGGTTTGAACAATACCTGGAAGGAGCGGTCCTGGTGGATGAAAAAGTTGCCGTTTCCTCTCATTTCGTTACAGGAAAAGGTGCTGGAGCAGCAGTGGACTTTGCGTTGAAGCTGGTGGAATTGTTCATCGACTTGGAAACGTCAGAATCGTTGCGAAAAAGTTTGATCGCCGACTAA
- the malQ gene encoding 4-alpha-glucanotransferase — protein MSTSFGIILHVSSLPSKEPLGNLGRDALKYLDFLQRAGASYWQILPIHPIDHVYSPYASSSAFAGEIRYIDINMLDDDELKDQYQILMEKVSGSSQANYELAYQLKMPILKEYFLRRHKESSPVLETFQKDHPWAWDYCLYEALKIQFGGKPWLLWPEGIRTRDPHSLDFYGKLLSEDIRFFLFTQYLFFSQWKNLKKEAKKRNIEIVGDIPMYVPLDSVEVWCNPSLFSLDHTFHPHHVSGAPPDYFTPEGQKWNTPVYEWSNHAKDGYSWWKKRIAHAFRCFDVVRLDHFRGFESFWAVPPADEDARNGHWKRGPGMDFLHQLKKTFHDKKFIVEDLGDITPEVEWLKSEFGYPGMRVLQFAFDNDPSNPHLPGSVNDHYVYYTGTHDNPPLPYWYATLDDWGRQTVDKMMGTKDGTPVIDQLLEAVLNSNAAFAMIQFQDLLELSPANRMNRPGTIKNNWVYKADPDPDWKQLEDNIKKLRQ, from the coding sequence ATGAGCACGAGTTTCGGCATCATACTCCATGTTTCATCCCTACCTTCCAAAGAACCCTTGGGTAATCTGGGAAGGGATGCATTAAAATACCTTGATTTTTTGCAGCGAGCAGGCGCCTCTTATTGGCAGATCCTGCCCATTCACCCCATCGACCACGTCTATTCCCCTTACGCCTCTTCTTCCGCATTTGCCGGTGAAATTCGCTACATCGATATCAACATGCTGGACGATGATGAATTAAAGGATCAATATCAAATTCTGATGGAAAAAGTATCCGGTTCTTCCCAGGCAAATTATGAGCTGGCTTATCAGTTGAAAATGCCCATTTTAAAAGAGTATTTTTTGCGCAGGCACAAGGAATCAAGTCCTGTCCTGGAAACCTTTCAAAAGGATCATCCATGGGCATGGGATTACTGCCTGTATGAAGCATTGAAGATCCAATTTGGAGGCAAGCCCTGGCTTCTCTGGCCGGAAGGGATCCGCACAAGGGACCCCCATTCTTTGGACTTTTACGGAAAGTTGCTGTCAGAAGACATTCGCTTTTTTCTCTTCACCCAGTACTTGTTCTTTTCCCAGTGGAAAAACTTGAAAAAGGAAGCCAAAAAACGAAACATCGAGATCGTCGGTGACATTCCCATGTACGTGCCCTTGGACAGTGTGGAAGTCTGGTGCAACCCTTCCCTGTTTTCTCTGGACCATACCTTTCATCCCCACCATGTATCCGGCGCACCACCGGATTATTTCACGCCGGAGGGTCAGAAATGGAATACACCCGTTTACGAGTGGTCCAACCACGCCAAAGACGGCTATTCCTGGTGGAAAAAACGGATCGCCCATGCTTTTCGCTGTTTTGACGTGGTCCGTCTGGATCATTTCCGGGGCTTCGAATCCTTTTGGGCCGTACCACCGGCAGATGAAGATGCCCGAAACGGCCACTGGAAACGGGGACCCGGCATGGATTTTCTCCACCAGCTGAAAAAAACCTTCCATGATAAGAAATTCATCGTGGAAGACCTGGGAGATATCACACCGGAAGTGGAATGGCTAAAATCAGAATTTGGATATCCCGGCATGCGGGTCCTCCAATTTGCCTTCGACAACGACCCTTCCAATCCCCATTTGCCCGGGTCCGTCAATGACCATTATGTTTACTATACCGGCACACACGACAACCCTCCCCTGCCTTACTGGTACGCCACCTTGGACGATTGGGGACGGCAAACGGTAGATAAAATGATGGGCACCAAGGATGGGACGCCTGTCATCGACCAGTTGCTGGAAGCGGTTCTAAACAGCAATGCCGCTTTTGCCATGATCCAATTCCAGGATCTGCTGGAGCTGTCTCCCGCCAATCGGATGAACCGCCCCGGCACCATCAAAAACAACTGGGTATACAAGGCAGATCCGGATCCAGACTGGAAGCAGCTGGAAGACAATATTAAGAAACTTCGTCAATAA
- the pulA gene encoding type I pullulanase, with the protein MNWIDYKTTTKALGPIVTEDGIVIRVWAPGCDQVELALYDHPKQVRRRTYPMIRDENHVFECRLERHFIGKCYTFLLDGGKEVTDPYSLGITENSTKSVILDPEKMDPPGWKEHVADHRSACTNCLDAVVYEVHVKDFTVDASSGAEHRGKYLGMVEKGTTCDGLSTGLDHLKELGVTHIHLLPVYDFLTVDEDPRLFYEDDNYNWGYDPEHYNVPEGSYATDPNSYYNRIYELKILIMTLQKEGFSVVMDVVYNHTYRGKTSNFEQLAPGYYHRTWPDGTLSDGSGVGNELASERFMTRRFLFESLEYWLDSFNMDGFRFDLMALIDMETVHLLVERLRSKREDVFIYGEPWMGGESVLPDAQRTTKGKQMTLSYAFLNDNFRDAVKGDSNGEGRGFVQGDCDKLHGVETGIAGSIYYDDGHIGFASSPKESINYINSHDNLILYDKMKKVYPHGTESFIDRQNRLSFALLFLAQGVPLIHAGNEFLRSKQRNSNSYNAPISINAMDWHKKKENLAFFHFMKDLIDFRRRHVEFRLRSVEDIKNHLKFMDLKVDNCHVLGYTIRDPKLDNRFLFIAVNSGEDPKLITTRNLTDHLIKEYEISIEHLCIEQLFDMEGKISMENRENNLDPHGIYLNGHDFGIFRLTEDCTTS; encoded by the coding sequence ATGAACTGGATCGATTACAAGACCACCACAAAAGCACTGGGCCCCATCGTGACGGAAGACGGTATCGTCATTCGGGTATGGGCCCCCGGTTGTGATCAAGTGGAACTGGCTTTATACGATCACCCAAAACAAGTGCGAAGAAGGACATACCCCATGATACGGGATGAGAACCATGTGTTTGAATGCCGTTTGGAAAGACATTTCATCGGCAAGTGCTATACCTTTCTTTTGGACGGAGGGAAGGAAGTGACGGACCCCTATTCCTTGGGGATTACGGAAAACAGCACCAAATCCGTGATTCTGGATCCGGAGAAAATGGATCCTCCTGGATGGAAGGAACATGTGGCCGATCATCGGTCCGCTTGCACTAATTGTCTGGATGCCGTCGTTTACGAGGTCCATGTGAAAGATTTTACCGTGGATGCCAGCTCTGGAGCGGAGCATCGGGGCAAATATTTGGGCATGGTGGAAAAAGGGACCACTTGTGACGGATTGTCCACAGGATTGGACCATCTCAAAGAATTGGGTGTCACCCATATCCACCTGCTGCCCGTATACGACTTTTTAACGGTGGATGAAGATCCCCGTCTCTTTTACGAAGACGACAACTACAACTGGGGATACGATCCCGAGCATTACAACGTGCCGGAAGGCTCCTATGCCACCGATCCCAATTCCTACTACAACCGGATCTATGAATTGAAAATACTCATCATGACCCTGCAAAAGGAAGGATTCTCCGTTGTCATGGATGTGGTTTACAATCATACCTATCGTGGAAAAACCAGCAATTTCGAGCAGCTGGCCCCAGGATATTACCATCGGACCTGGCCCGACGGGACCTTGTCCGACGGGTCCGGCGTGGGCAACGAGCTGGCATCGGAGCGGTTTATGACTAGAAGGTTCCTCTTTGAATCTCTGGAGTATTGGTTGGACAGCTTCAACATGGACGGCTTTCGCTTTGACCTGATGGCCCTCATCGACATGGAGACGGTCCATCTTCTGGTGGAACGGCTGCGCTCCAAACGGGAGGATGTTTTCATCTACGGGGAACCCTGGATGGGTGGAGAGTCGGTACTGCCCGATGCACAGCGAACCACCAAGGGCAAGCAAATGACCCTTTCTTATGCATTTTTGAACGACAATTTCCGGGATGCGGTAAAAGGGGACAGCAATGGAGAAGGCCGGGGATTTGTGCAGGGCGACTGCGACAAGCTCCATGGCGTGGAGACCGGGATCGCCGGATCCATCTATTACGACGACGGCCACATCGGTTTTGCCTCCAGCCCGAAAGAAAGCATCAATTACATCAATTCCCACGACAATCTGATCTTGTACGACAAAATGAAAAAAGTGTATCCCCATGGGACCGAATCCTTTATCGATCGGCAAAACAGATTGTCCTTTGCCTTGTTGTTTTTGGCCCAGGGAGTTCCCTTGATCCATGCCGGCAATGAATTTCTTCGCAGCAAGCAGCGAAACAGCAACAGCTACAATGCCCCCATCTCCATCAACGCCATGGACTGGCACAAAAAAAAGGAAAATCTTGCATTTTTTCATTTTATGAAGGATCTTATCGACTTTCGACGAAGGCATGTGGAATTTCGCCTGCGAAGCGTGGAGGACATCAAGAATCATTTGAAATTCATGGATTTGAAGGTAGACAATTGCCACGTATTGGGTTATACCATCAGAGATCCAAAACTAGACAACCGTTTTCTGTTTATTGCCGTCAACAGTGGAGAAGATCCCAAGCTGATCACTACCAGGAATCTGACGGACCATCTGATCAAAGAATACGAAATTTCCATCGAACATCTATGCATCGAGCAACTCTTCGACATGGAAGGGAAGATCTCCATGGAAAATCGGGAAAACAACCTGGACCCTCACGGCATCTACTTGAACGGACACGATTTTGGCATTTTCCGATTGACGGAAGATTGCACCACCTCATAG